In Hamadaea flava, a genomic segment contains:
- a CDS encoding MFS transporter codes for MGARGRVLVGSLAVTSLVGYGCLFYAYSVLLTPMSRDLGASPTRVTFAMTLCTLASAGTAVLAGRWIDRRGGRGLMTAGSVGATLLLAAASQVDDLMTLYVVWAGIGVTWALVLYEPAFAVIVPRMPAERRALALLTVTIVGGFASTVFLPLTGALVEHLGWRETLLWLAAILGVVTIPLHFVAVPEGPATSHRHGHASKTVIAETLRRPLFWLYAVAFTANSSVVTTLGIQLVSILRDLGHSTTVAASIAGLIGLLSVTGRIAITALQRWTQPVGVVCGLFAVQGVALGLLPFVGRATVGAVLCVVTVGLGFGVATVTRPALVAQHFGTTHFGTVAGMLSTSAAIGATTVPLTVAALRGAAGSVVPVEFCAALFALAGLLLFTSTRTAATAVGD; via the coding sequence GTGGGCGCGCGCGGCAGGGTACTGGTCGGCTCGCTCGCCGTCACGTCGCTGGTGGGCTACGGCTGCCTCTTCTACGCGTACTCGGTGCTGTTGACGCCGATGTCGCGCGATCTTGGCGCCAGCCCGACCAGGGTGACCTTCGCGATGACCTTGTGCACCCTGGCGTCGGCGGGTACCGCGGTGCTGGCGGGGCGGTGGATCGATCGGCGCGGCGGGCGTGGCCTGATGACCGCGGGCTCGGTCGGCGCGACCCTCCTGCTGGCGGCGGCGTCCCAAGTGGACGATCTCATGACGCTCTATGTCGTGTGGGCCGGGATCGGCGTGACCTGGGCGTTGGTCCTCTACGAGCCGGCTTTCGCGGTGATCGTCCCCCGGATGCCCGCCGAGCGGCGCGCGCTGGCGCTGCTGACCGTCACGATCGTCGGCGGCTTCGCGAGTACCGTCTTCCTGCCGCTCACCGGTGCGCTGGTGGAGCATCTGGGCTGGCGCGAGACGCTGCTCTGGCTGGCCGCGATCCTCGGCGTGGTCACCATTCCGCTGCATTTCGTCGCCGTTCCCGAGGGCCCGGCGACCAGCCATCGGCACGGGCACGCCAGCAAGACGGTGATCGCGGAAACCCTGCGGCGGCCGCTCTTCTGGCTCTACGCGGTGGCCTTCACCGCCAACAGTTCCGTCGTCACCACGCTGGGCATCCAGCTTGTGAGCATTCTGCGCGACCTCGGGCACTCCACGACCGTCGCCGCGAGTATCGCCGGGCTCATCGGCCTGCTCTCGGTCACCGGCCGGATCGCCATCACCGCGTTGCAGCGCTGGACCCAGCCGGTCGGCGTCGTGTGTGGACTGTTCGCGGTGCAGGGCGTCGCGCTCGGACTCCTGCCGTTCGTCGGGCGCGCGACCGTGGGAGCGGTGCTCTGCGTGGTCACCGTCGGCCTCGGCTTCGGCGTCGCGACAGTCACGCGCCCCGCGCTGGTCGCCCAGCACTTCGGCACCACCCACTTCGGCACGGTCGCGGGCATGCTCAGCACCTCCGCCGCGATCGGCGCGACCACCGTGCCGCTCACGGTCGCGGCGCTGCGCGGCGCGGCCGGATCGGTGGTCCCGGTGGAGTTCTGCGCGGCGCTTTTCGCGCTGGCCGGTCTCCTGCTCTTCACGAGTACGCGGACAGCAGCGACCGCCGTGGGCGACTAA
- a CDS encoding helix-turn-helix transcriptional regulator translates to MNRADLAEYLRARRARLRPIDVGLPDNGRRRTPGLRRQEVAQLAGMSVEYYTRLEQARGPRPSRQILNALGRALMLSIDERAHLFHLAGETVSPASRPAGDVPRGILNMISAMSDQPAYVIDVKYDILAWNELAKEFIGDLSAPGVERNMLRWIFRSPHLAEYLCDLDHSVFVRSAVADLRAASARYPDDDSLNSLVAELLRLSPEFGELWADHEVEVRRGMNKTFVHPVVGTVDFHCEVLLIPDRDQRLIVYTTEPGSPSWRAMRELRQGQAKIVN, encoded by the coding sequence ATGAACCGTGCGGATCTCGCCGAGTACCTGCGAGCCAGAAGGGCCCGGCTTCGGCCGATCGACGTCGGGTTGCCGGACAACGGCCGGCGGCGTACGCCTGGGTTGCGGCGGCAGGAGGTCGCTCAGCTCGCTGGGATGTCGGTGGAGTACTACACGCGACTGGAGCAGGCTCGGGGTCCTCGGCCGTCCCGGCAGATCCTGAACGCACTCGGCCGGGCGCTGATGCTGAGCATCGACGAGCGGGCGCATCTGTTCCACCTGGCCGGGGAGACCGTCTCCCCCGCCAGCCGTCCCGCCGGCGATGTGCCGCGCGGCATTCTGAACATGATCAGCGCGATGTCGGACCAGCCCGCGTACGTCATCGACGTCAAGTACGACATTCTCGCCTGGAACGAGCTGGCGAAGGAGTTCATCGGCGATCTCAGCGCGCCTGGCGTCGAGCGGAACATGCTGCGCTGGATCTTCCGGTCGCCGCATCTGGCCGAGTATCTCTGCGACCTCGACCACAGCGTCTTCGTCCGGTCGGCCGTCGCCGACCTTCGGGCGGCCTCGGCCCGCTATCCCGACGACGACAGTCTGAACAGTCTCGTCGCCGAGCTGCTGCGGCTGAGTCCCGAGTTCGGCGAACTGTGGGCCGACCACGAGGTCGAGGTGCGCCGGGGCATGAACAAGACCTTCGTGCACCCCGTCGTCGGCACCGTCGACTTCCACTGTGAGGTGCTGTTGATCCCCGATCGGGATCAGCGCCTCATCGTCTACACCACCGAGCCGGGATCGCCGTCCTGGCGGGCGATGCGGGAGCTGCGGCAGGGGCAAGCCAAGATCGTGAATTGA